In the Henningerozyma blattae CBS 6284 chromosome 8, complete genome genome, one interval contains:
- the SPE3 gene encoding spermidine synthase (similar to Saccharomyces cerevisiae SPE3 (YPR069C); ancestral locus Anc_3.363) encodes MANQITHPTIVDGWFREISDTMWPGQAMTLKVEKVLHHEKSKYQDVLIFKSTDYGNVLVLDNVIQATERDEFSYQEMITHLGLNSHPNPKKVLVIGGGDGGVLREVVKHESVEEAWICEIDEAVIRLSKEYLPEMAASYSHPKVKTHIGDGFQFLRDYQNTFDVIITDSSDPEGPAETLFQKAYFELLRGALTEKGVITTQAESMWLHLPIIKDLKKACSEVFPVAEYAYTTIPTYPSGQIGFMVCSKDKNANVKKPLRELPEATEEKLYRYYNKKIHETSFVLPTWVDKELSSL; translated from the coding sequence ATGGCTAACCAAATTACTCACCCAACAATTGTCGATGGTTGGTTCAGAGAAATCTCTGATACCATGTGGCCAGGCCAAGCTATGACTTTGAAAGTTGAAAAAGTTTTACATCATGAGAAATCCAAGTACCAAgatgttttaattttcaaatctaCTGACTACGGTAATGTTTTAGTCTTAGACAATGTCATTCAAGCCACTGAACGTGATGAATTCTCTTACCAAGAAATGATCACTCATTTAGGTTTAAACTCTCACCCAAACCCTAAGAAAGTTTTAGTTATCGGTGGTGGTGATGGTGGTGTTTTGAGAGAAGTTGTCAAGCATGAATCTGTTGAAGAAGCATGGATTTGTGAAATTGACGAAGCAGTTATCAGATTATCTAAAGAATACTTACCAGAAATGGCTGCCTCCTATTCCCATCCAAAGGTTAAGACTCACATTGGTGACGGTTTCCAATTTTTGAGAGATTATCAAAACACTTTTGATGTCATCATTACCGATTCTTCTGATCCAGAAGGTCCTGCTGAAACTTTATTCCAAAAGGCTTATTTCGAATTATTAAGAGGCGCATTGACCGAAAAAGGTGTTATTACTACTCAAGCTGAGAGTATGTGGTTACATTTACCAATCATTAAGGACTTAAAGAAAGCATGTTCTGAAGTTTTCCCAGTAGCTGAATATGCTTATACTACTATTCCAACTTATCCATCAGGTCAAATTGGGTTCATGGTTTGTTCCAAAGATAAAAACGCTAATGTCAAGAAGCCTCTACGCGAATTGCCAGAAGCCactgaagaaaaattatacaGATACTACAATAAGAAGATTCATGAAACTTCCTTTGTGTTACCAACATGGGTTGACAAGGAATTATCTtctttataa
- the MED1 gene encoding Med1p (similar to Saccharomyces cerevisiae MED1 (YPR070W); ancestral locus Anc_3.364) translates to MAVDLYVETLKKMIEKFQEYKPGSVTLDNITKLCQTLGLESFIDDIGNGVSRLSTASKIIVIDIDFDKIEGKVKDVKLVLASNFDNFNYYNTNIEHKAMDSTTNNNSANDNDDDKSKNILFNSLSEYSTLHEFHHNLQYLYLLDSFSQIEVDPLNSSSVGTGSNTAGTSTNNTNGNSNGHNHNNHVNNHNSNNSSNNTNNDGISSVGNMSSGGTSMISSQGKLDLFKYYTELSQFIDEYFVANNAPFSIATNLNNMFGIYISISGESKPLARIYLEKSRDPQQYFYEYTFSQSSNYWINEHSDSYTMGISLVLEIIDDSSCIFPLDLIPRDLIIELGDNLSNSHNTSNTNSHSNNTNSNYIQTSSSTTNSSSSSSGFSRSSSNQIESNSLFTKMNSMTNLNQHAHKLSNSNSNSNSNCPTVTSSNSNTNQNQSSKNNSNNINSYNKNANTQALSVLDNGSIRSVINIPSYSRKSKFQIMNDFTTKMINIKKFDISNDNLSLILEFLRWVRWSKIILNPVIKLISQSDDTNNVTTSNGNQNSSVNEISSENNNNNSNNNNNPSHFPSRDNLEQAHELPINSNQIHSSLSSNAGELYPHSMSVSNGKRRRSSNKSKRPSLTEASILKDEGFQQFNLHEIMTESVIEEENMVFDHMDSFSSPKISSSFNDVSTFVDEALGNNTNAIANNSGKIEFPIKTNNNYAPEKLYKTASPKYLIISEDCVAIDKGISCNIYDDVEKWKIFIDTFISHF, encoded by the coding sequence ATGGCTGTTGATTTGTACGTGGAAACgttgaagaaaatgattgaaaaattccaGGAATATAAACCTGGTTCAGTAACTTTAGATAATATCACAAAGCTTTGTCAAACTTTGGGGTTGGAATCATTCATTGACGATATTGGCAATGGTGTATCACGGTTGTCTACTGCTTCTAAGATTATTGTAATAGATATcgattttgataaaatagaAGGGAAAGTGAAAGATGTGAAATTAGTCCTTGCATcgaattttgataatttcaattactataatacaaatattgaaCATAAGGCAATGGATAGtactacaaataataattctgcAAATGATAacgatgatgataaaagtaaaaatattttgtttaattcATTGAGTGAATATTCTACATTGCATGAATTTCATCATAATCTacaatatttgtatttgttaGATTCGTTTTCACAAATTGAAGTTGATCCTTTGAATAGTTCAAGTGTCGGAACAGGTTCAAATACTGCCGGAACATCTACAAATAACACGAATGGTAATAGCAATGGtcataatcataataaccatgttaataatcataattcaaataattcatctaaCAACACTAATAATGATGGGATCAGCTCTGTAGGAAATATGAGCTCAGGAGGAACTTCTATGATCTCTTCTCAAGGTAAATTAGATTTGTTTAAGTATTATACTGAATTATCTCAATTCATTGACGAATATTTCGTTGCAAATAATGCTCCATTTTCTATTGCTaccaatttaaataatatgttTGGTATTTATATCAGCATTAGTGGAGAATCGAAGCCTCTAGCAAGAatatatttggaaaaatctAGGGATCCacaacaatatttttatgaaTATACTTTTTCACAATCAAGTAACTATTGGATTAATGAGCATTCAGATTCATATACAATGGGTATTTCTTTAGTCTTGGAGATTATTGATGATTCTTCTTGCATTTTCCCATTAGATTTAATACCGCGAGATTTGATTATCGAATTGGGTGATAATTTATCCAATTCTCATAACACTAGTAACACTAATAGTCATAGTAATAACACTAACTCTAACTATATTCAGACATCTAGTTCAACCACCAATTCTtcctcatcttcatctGGATTTTCAAGATCCTCTTCAAATCAAATAGAGTCAAATTCTTTGTTTACAAAAATGAATTCGATgacaaatttaaatcaacaTGCACATAaactttcaaattcaaattcaaattcaaattcaaattgtCCAACTGTTACTAgttcaaattctaatacAAATCAGAATCAATCCTCTAAaaacaacagcaacaatattaatagttataataaaaatgctAATACACAAGCATTATCTGTGCTGGATAATGGTTCTATTAGATCCGTAATCAATATCCCTTCATATTCAAGAAAAtccaaatttcaaatcatgAATGATTTTACAACAAAAatgattaatattaaaaaatttgatattagtaatgataatttatccttgattcttgaatttttaagaTGGGTTAGATGgtcaaaaataatattaaatccagtgataaaattaattagcCAGTCAGATGATACTAATAATGTTACTACCTCTAATGGTAATCAAAATAGCAGTGTCAATGAAATTTCTAGTGagaacaacaataataatagcaataataataataacccTTCTCATTTCCCCTCACGTGATAATTTAGAACAAGCACATGAATTACCTATAAATTCTAATCAGATTCATTCTTCACTGTCAAGTAATGCTGGAGAATTATATCCACACTCTATGTCAGTATCGAATGGAAAACGTAGACgttcatcaaataaaagCAAAAGACCAAGTTTAACTGAAGCATCAATTTTGAAAGATGAAGGTTTCCAACAATTCAATTTACACGAAATTATGACAGAATCTgttattgaagaagaaaatatggTTTTTGATCATATGGATAGCTTTTCGTCACCAAAAATCTCTTCTTCATTCAATGATGTTTCAACTTTTGTTGATGAAGCGTTGggaaataatactaatgcGATTGCCAATAATTCAGGTAAAATAGAATTTCCCATcaaaactaataataactatGCACCAGAAAAACTATATAAAACCGCTTcaccaaaatatttaataataagtGAGGATTGCGTAGCAATAGATAAGGGAATTAGTTGTAATATTTATGATGATGTCgaaaaatggaaaatatttattgataCATTTATATCTCATTTCTaa
- the CYC8 gene encoding transcription regulator CYC8 (similar to Saccharomyces cerevisiae CYC8 (YBR112C); ancestral locus Anc_3.367) → MFPQNNQYITHQPLLNQNAQLNQNAQLNQLTSTYSQAYHASTLQYNNNNNNNNNNNNNNNNRDILPRLNDGPIKSQFPNQDILHLANEHSQVNSSQLNQLHSNQLSASQFHPNQLHINQPNFIQTPENSLPQSQSLPQPKLQLQSQQQTKQQLQYLDPVSHSISETWLAIGTLAETIGDADRAAMAYDTTLNYNEYSTKALTSLASLYRARDMFHKASQLYERALAIDPSLSDIWATLGHCYLMLDDLQKAYNAYQQALNNLSDPNVPKLWHGIGILYDRYGSLDFAEEAFKKVLDLDPNFEKANEIYFRLGIIYKHKGRWNEAIESLNCILKRPPPPLTESDIWFQIGNILENKFDWNGAKDAYEHVSKNNNSNPKLLKQLGCLYSMENVEFYNLDIAMGHLVKSLELDPTDSTTWYYLGRIHMAKKDFTAAYESLQQAVNRDSRNPIFWCSIGVLYYQIGQNHDALDAYTRAIRLNPYISEVWYNLGTLYETCNDQITDALDSYERALSLDPENPVIQGRLNALKIQDKKSEYDPNNVVPSKNLHPSSLSNLNNPQPIVDISTMARPVLQVNTQGTVDNTIMKRESEKDFFHSSDPNMSSSNTPLNNISQSGMPNTKLEAADITKDKPSNSLLPKKRSFADSTTTLVDSSFSSAEIMPLKSIVAKIAFKTSHFNIGNILNKIISCKS, encoded by the coding sequence ATGTTTCctcaaaataatcaatatatCACTCATCAACCCTTACTCAATCAAAACGCTCAACTAAATCAAAATGCTCAACTAAATCAACTAACCTCAACTTATTCACAAGCTTATCATGCATCAACTCtacaatataataataataataataataataataataataataataataataataatagggATATTTTACCGCGACTAAATGATGGTCCAATAAAATCCCAATTTCCAAATCAAGATATATTACATTTAGCAAATGAACATTCACAAGTTAATTCTAGTCAACTTAATCAATTGCATTCTAATCAATTAAGTGCCAGCCAATTTCATCCTAATCAATTACACATTAATCAACCTAATTTTATACAAACCCCAGAAAACTCTCTTCCTCAATCTCAATCACTTCCTCAGCCtaaattacaattacaatCACAACAACAGACTAAGCAACAACTACAATATCTTGATCCTGTATCACATTCAATAAGTGAAACTTGGCTGGCAATAGGTACATTAGCAGAGACTATTGGAGATGCAGATAGGGCTGCTATGGCTTATGATACAACTctaaattataatgaatattCAACAAAGGCTTTAACAAGTCTAGCTAGCCTTTATAGAGCAAGAGATATGTTCCATAAAGCCTCACAATTATATGAACGTGCGTTGGCTATTGATCCTTCGTTATCTGATATCTGGGCTACTTTAGGCCATTGCTATTTGATGTTAGatgatttacaaaaagCTTATAATGCATATCAGCAagcattaaataatttaagtGATCCAAACGTTCCTAAATTATGGCATGGTATTGGCATTCTATATGACAGATATGGATCTCTGGATTTTGCAGAAGAGGCATTCAAAAAAGTTTTAGATCTTGAtccaaattttgaaaaagctaacgaaatatattttaggttaggaattatttataaacatAAAGGTAGATGGAATGAAGCAATTGAAAGTTTAAATTGCATATTAAAGCGTCCTCCACCACCATTAACTGAATCTGATATTTGGTTTCAAATAGGtaatatattagaaaataaatttgattgGAATGGTGCAAAGGATGCATATGAACATGTCtcaaagaataataatagtaatccCAAACTGTTAAAACAATTAGGCTGTTTATATAGCATGGAGAATGTAgaattttacaatttagATATCGCTATGGGTCATTTAGTTAAATCGTTGGAACTCGACCCAACTGATTCTACAACATGGTACTACTTAGGTAGGATACATATGGCTAAAAAAGATTTCACAGCAGCTTACGAATCTCTTCAGCAAGCTGTTAATCGTGATTCGAGAAACCCAATATTTTGGTGCTCTATTGGTGTCTTATATTATCAGATAGGTCAAAATCATGATGCTCTTGATGCGTATACAAGAGCTATTAGATTAAATCCTTACATTAGCGAAGTTTGGTACAATTTAGGAACATTATATGAAACTTGTAATGATCAAATTACAGACGCTCTGGATTCTTATGAAAGAGCACTAAGCTTAGATCCAGAAAATCCAGTAATTCAAGGGCGGTTAAATGCGTTGAAAATTcaagataaaaaatctgAATATGATCCTAATAATGTTGTACCTAGTAAAAATTTGCATCCTTCATCTTTATCCAACTTAAATAACCCTCAACCAATAGTAGATATATCAACGATGGCAAGACCGGTTTTGCAAGTAAACACCCAAGGTACAGTAGATAATACAATTATGAAAAGGGAATCGGAAAAAGACTTTTTCCATTCTAGTGATCCAAATATGAGTTCTTCTAATACacctttaaataatatcagTCAATCAGGTATGCCAAATACAAAGTTAGAAGCAGCTGACATTACAAAAGATAAGCcttctaattctttacTTCCAAAGAAAAGATCATTTGCTGATTCAACAACTACATTGGTTGATTCTTCATTCAGTTCAGCTGAAATAATGCCTCTGAAAAGTATTGTTGCAAAAATAGCATTTAAAACCTCACATTTTAATATTGGTAATATTCTTAACAAGATAATTTCCTGCAAATCATAG
- the RAD16 gene encoding DNA repair protein RAD16 (similar to Saccharomyces cerevisiae RAD16 (YBR114W); ancestral locus Anc_3.368) — protein MEEGGFIRKRTRSATAKKRRSAGKVNYKEVSDDDDIQEIKSEDDEDEDFVVTEAKRRKASSSKDNLIDLTDDTEQINIENSGDENHEEESDVEDKPLAKNRRKATTKKNKAKPKKPKTTPYERNTLRLFENHPYLKDVFPTLQNSTEYVPKRALQPKHMTIKLLPFQLEGLHWLINQEENSPYNGGVLADEMGMGKTIQTIALLMNDLNDYDPSQPGKKVERQNLVVAPTVALMQWKNEIDQHTNGMLTTYVYHGGNRTSDMHSLKDYNVILTTYAVLESVYRKQTYGFRRKTGLVKENSVLHHLPFHRVILDEAHNIKDRTSNTAKAVNSLITKKRWCLSGTPLQNRIGEMYSLIRFLDIVPFSMYFCTKCDCASKDWKFTDRMHCDNCNHVVMQHTNFFNHFMLKNILKFGIEGSGLDSFNNIQVLLKNIMLRRTKVERADDLGLPPRIVTIRKDYFNDEEKDLYRSLYSDIKRKFNSYVEQGVVLNNYANIFTLITRMRQMADHPDLVLKKLKSELNNKNSGIYVCQLCNDEAEEPIESKCHHQFCRLCIKEYVESSFLGESEKLSCPVCHIGLSIDLSQPSLEVDPEVFSKKSIINRLDLSGKWKSSTKIEALVEELYNLRSDKRTIKSIVFSQFTSMLDLVEWRLKRAGFETVKLQGSMSPTQRDETIKYFMNNIHCEVFLVSLKAGGVALNLCEASQVFILDPWWNPSVEWQSGDRVHRIGQYRPVKITRFCIEDSIESRIIELQEKKANMINATINQDSAAINRLTPADLQFLFNN, from the coding sequence ATGGAAGAAGGTGGATTTATTCGTAAGAGAACAAGGTCTGCTACAGCTAAGAAGAGAAGAAGTGCTGGTAAAGTTAATTATAAAGAGGTttcagatgatgatgatattcaGGAGATAAAGAGTGAGGATGATGAGGATGAAGATTTTGTAGTAACAGAAGCGAAACGTCGCAAGGCATCTTCTTCAAAGGACAATCTGATTGATTTAACAGACGATACAGAACAAAtcaatattgaaaatagtGGAGATGAGAATCATGAAGAGGAAAGTGATGTAGAAGATAAACCGTTGGCCAAGAATCGTCGTAAAGCAACCACCAAAAAGAATAAAGCTAAACCGAAAAAGCCCAAGACTACTCCTTACGAACGTAATACCCTACGCCTTTTTGAAAACCATCCCTATTTGAAAGATGTTTTCCCAACTCTTCAAAACTCTACTGAGTATGTACCAAAGAGAGCTCTTCAGCCTAAACATATGACGatcaaattattacctTTTCAATTGGAAGGTCTACATTGGCTAATCAACCAAGAAGAAAACTCTCCTTATAATGGAGGTGTATTGGCTGATGAAATGGGGATGGGTAAGACAATTCAAACGATTGCTCTTCTAATGAATGATTTGAATGATTATGATCCTTCTCAACCGGGTAAAAAAGTGGAAAGACAAAACTTAGTAGTAGCGCCCACTGTGGCATTAATGCAATGGAAAAATGAGATTGATCAACATACAAATGGTATGTTAACCACTTATGTTTATCATGGTGGTAATAGAACTTCAGATATGCACTCCTTGAAAGATTATAATGTCATATTAACGACATATGCTGTATTAGAATCGGTTTATAGAAAACAAACCTATGGGTTTAGAAGGAAGACAGGCCTCGTTAAGGAAAATTCAGTTTTACATCATCTACCATTTCACAGAGTCATCTTAGATGAAGCTCATAACATTAAAGATAGAACTAGTAATACTGCAAAGGCTGTTAACTCATTAATTACAAAAAAGAGATGGTGTCTTTCGGGGACTCCTTTACAAAATAGAATTGGTGAAATGTATTCTTTGATTAGATTCTTAGATATTGTGCCATTTTCCATGTATTTTTGTACTAAATGTGATTGTGCTTCCAAAGATTGGAAATTTACCGATAGAATGCATTGTGATAACTGTAATCATGTAGTCATGCAGCAtactaattttttcaatcattttatgttgaaaaatattctgAAATTTGGTATAGAAGGTTCGGGTTTagattcatttaataatattcaagtattgttgaaaaatataatgttAAGAAGAACAAAAGTAGAAAGAGCTGATGATTTAGGTTTACCTCCAAGAATCGTTACAATAAGAAAGgattattttaatgatgaagaaaaagatttatatAGAAGTCTTTattctgatattaaaagaaaattcaattCTTATGTAGAACAAGGTGTAGTTTTGAACAATTATGCAAATATCTTCACTTTAATTACAAGAATGAGACAAATGGCAGATCATCCAGAtttagttttaaaaaaattaaaatcagaattaaataataagaattcAGGAATCTATGTCTGCCAATTATGTAACGATGAAGCTGAAGAACCTATTGAATCCAAATGTCATCATCAATTTTGCCGACTATGCATAAAGGAATATGTAGAATCTTCCTTCTTAGGtgaaagtgaaaaattatcttgCCCTGTTTGCCATATTGGATTGAGTATCGATTTATCACAACCTTCTCTGGAGGTTGATCCAGAAGTATTTTCCAAGAAAAGTATTATCAATCGTTTGGATTTGAGCGGGAAATGGAAATCATCTACAAAGATAGAAGCATTGGTCGAAGAATTGTATAATTTGAGAAGTGATAAAAGAACcattaaatcaattgtaTTTTCTCAATTCACAAGTATGCTAGATTTAGTAGAATGGAGATTAAAGCGTGCTGGATTCGAAACAGTAAAATTACAAGGTAGTATGTCTCCAACTCAAAGGGATGaaactattaaatattttatgaaTAATATCCATTGTGAAGTGTTTCTAGTAAGTTTAAAAGCCGGTGGTGTTGCATTAAACTTATGCGAAGCTTCTCAAGTATTCATATTGGACCCTTGGTGGAATCCAAGTGTGGAATGGCAAAGTGGTGATAGAGTTCATAGAATAGGTCAGTATAGACCCGTTAAAATTACTAGATTCTGTATAGAAGATAGTATTGAATCAAGGATCATTGAATTACAAGAAAAGAAAGCTAATATGATCAACGCAACAATTAATCAAGACTCTGCCGCTATTAACAGATTGACACCAGCAGAccttcaatttttatttaataactaG